One region of Limnospira fusiformis SAG 85.79 genomic DNA includes:
- a CDS encoding (2Fe-2S) ferredoxin domain-containing protein: MEIFSKTSQMPETQPPQPQTTSDQSRCVLVCQHQSCLRNGSEGTLKAFEDADVPNVKVEASGCLGQCNIGPTVRVIPDETWYYRVQPEDAKAIATQHLQGGKPVQEKLNPRIHPQFNF; the protein is encoded by the coding sequence ATGGAAATTTTTAGCAAAACCTCCCAAATGCCAGAAACCCAGCCACCCCAACCACAAACCACCTCGGATCAATCTCGGTGTGTCCTGGTTTGTCAGCATCAGTCCTGCTTGCGGAATGGTTCCGAGGGTACTCTGAAAGCCTTTGAGGATGCAGATGTCCCTAATGTGAAGGTGGAGGCTAGTGGCTGTCTAGGACAGTGTAATATAGGTCCGACGGTGCGGGTAATTCCCGATGAGACTTGGTACTATCGAGTTCAACCGGAAGATGCAAAGGCGATCGCCACCCAACATTTACAAGGGGGAAAACCTGTCCAGGAAAAACTGAATCCTAGGATACATCCTCAGTTCAATTTTTAA
- a CDS encoding RNA-guided endonuclease InsQ/TnpB family protein, which produces MRIYPSPELNQVWRKWLAACRYCYNQAIALSRSGKRLSKLKLRNKVMQSDLPEWVKETPCHIRQNAIFDAYQALTASPDARFRSCRDSSQGIKFNNTNFSSGSWYPRLTKGLTFMVSEPIPKTCGQGTQLVFTKGRWLAIFPEPVAVTPTDATGVIALDPGVRTFITGFDGSRFLELGSGDIGRITRLCQHLDDLMSRIAKEPCRSRRRRMRQAAQRMRTKIRNLVDEAHKQIAHYLTHNYSLIFLPTFETSDMVAKVKRLIRSKTARAMLTWAHYRFKLTLRHQGEITGTTVVDVTEEYTSKTCTHCGHVHSQLGGSKVFRCPECGFTLPRDWNGAFGIFLKALRDTASVTLTGNSAIVALSGNSRINVA; this is translated from the coding sequence ATCCGGATTTACCCCAGCCCCGAGCTAAATCAAGTCTGGCGTAAATGGCTGGCTGCTTGTCGGTATTGCTACAACCAAGCAATTGCATTATCCCGGAGTGGTAAACGACTAAGCAAGTTAAAGTTACGCAATAAAGTGATGCAGAGCGACTTACCCGAATGGGTCAAAGAAACACCCTGCCACATTCGGCAAAATGCCATCTTTGATGCCTATCAGGCTTTGACCGCTAGTCCTGATGCAAGGTTTAGAAGTTGTCGTGACAGCTCTCAAGGGATTAAGTTCAATAATACTAATTTCTCTTCAGGGAGTTGGTATCCAAGACTCACGAAAGGATTAACTTTCATGGTTTCCGAACCCATCCCTAAAACTTGCGGGCAAGGGACTCAGTTGGTGTTTACCAAAGGTCGATGGTTGGCGATTTTCCCTGAACCAGTTGCCGTTACCCCAACTGACGCTACTGGCGTGATTGCATTAGACCCGGGTGTGCGAACTTTCATAACTGGGTTTGATGGCTCTCGATTTCTGGAATTGGGCTCCGGGGATATTGGACGCATTACTAGGCTATGTCAACATTTGGATGATTTGATGAGCCGAATCGCCAAGGAACCCTGTCGTTCAAGAAGGCGACGGATGAGGCAAGCGGCTCAACGAATGAGAACCAAAATCCGCAATCTAGTTGATGAAGCCCACAAACAAATTGCTCACTACTTGACTCACAACTACAGCCTAATTTTTTTGCCCACCTTTGAGACTTCCGATATGGTTGCCAAGGTGAAGCGTCTAATCAGGTCTAAGACTGCCCGCGCCATGCTGACATGGGCGCATTATCGATTCAAACTAACCCTGAGACATCAAGGGGAAATAACTGGAACCACAGTTGTAGATGTGACGGAAGAATACACCAGCAAAACCTGTACTCACTGTGGTCATGTCCATTCCCAGCTAGGTGGCTCAAAAGTGTTCCGATGTCCTGAGTGTGGGTTCACTCTACCCAGGGACTGG
- a CDS encoding glycosyltransferase family 4 protein, whose product MPQTSWKLLFISTPVGPLGSGLGGGVELTLLNMAKALHSRGHDITVVAPSGSVLEALSVIEISGKLQPIAQNQDRDSLITIPENSVLGNMWEYGRQVQTNYHAIVNFAFDWLPFYLTPFFPTPIAHWVSMGSLISALDQIVVEVMKQFPGTVGFYSHTQAATFGSDLGYACLGSGLEMDRYQFCDQPHQQLAWMGRISPEKGLEDAIAAADKTGIPLAIFGKIQDEQYWQNILNTYPNAPLNYRGFLNTDELQQGLRECRGLLMTHRWVEAFGNVAIEALACGVPVISYRRGGPAEIVRDGETGWLVEPDSVTGLVDAIAKLEQIDRRQCRALAEKEYSLVALGDRLETWLSDVIALKN is encoded by the coding sequence ATGCCTCAAACAAGCTGGAAATTACTATTTATCTCAACCCCGGTCGGTCCCCTAGGTTCAGGATTAGGGGGGGGAGTCGAATTAACATTGTTGAATATGGCAAAAGCCTTACACAGCCGAGGTCATGATATAACCGTTGTTGCGCCTTCTGGGTCAGTGTTAGAGGCCCTATCAGTTATAGAAATTTCGGGGAAACTACAACCGATCGCCCAAAATCAAGACCGAGATTCTCTGATTACCATACCGGAAAATTCTGTGTTAGGAAATATGTGGGAATATGGGCGACAGGTACAGACAAACTATCATGCAATTGTCAATTTTGCCTTTGATTGGCTACCATTTTATCTGACTCCTTTTTTCCCGACTCCGATCGCTCACTGGGTGAGTATGGGTTCCCTAATTTCCGCCTTAGATCAGATAGTTGTTGAGGTGATGAAACAGTTTCCGGGGACTGTCGGATTTTATAGCCATACCCAAGCCGCCACCTTTGGTTCAGACCTAGGCTATGCTTGTTTAGGAAGTGGCTTAGAAATGGATCGCTATCAGTTTTGTGATCAACCCCATCAACAACTAGCTTGGATGGGTCGTATTTCCCCGGAAAAAGGCTTAGAGGATGCGATCGCGGCGGCGGATAAAACAGGTATCCCTCTGGCAATTTTTGGCAAAATTCAGGATGAGCAATATTGGCAAAATATCCTGAATACTTATCCGAATGCGCCCCTAAATTATCGGGGATTTTTGAATACAGATGAACTACAACAGGGTCTGCGTGAATGTCGAGGTTTATTAATGACTCATCGCTGGGTAGAAGCCTTTGGAAATGTCGCTATTGAAGCCTTAGCCTGTGGGGTTCCGGTGATTAGTTATCGACGGGGTGGACCCGCCGAAATTGTCCGAGATGGTGAAACGGGTTGGCTAGTCGAACCCGACAGCGTAACGGGTTTGGTCGATGCGATCGCCAAATTAGAGCAAATTGACCGCCGCCAATGTCGCGCTTTAGCCGAAAAGGAATATTCCTTAGTAGCTTTAGGCGATCGCTTAGAAACATGGTTATCCGATGTGATCGCGCTTAAAAATTGA
- a CDS encoding phosphoribosyltransferase: MNDLYISWSEYYQKIEVLAAKIYQSQWEFNQIICLARGGLRIGDILSRIYDVPLGILAASSYGGPGGKIRGEIQIAHHLSMTTENLGDRILLVDDLADSGISLERSIVWLTEHYPDEITQVRTGVIWYKSCSTFVPDYYVDFLSNNPWIHQPFEYYEQLQPADLVHQVNGLDS, from the coding sequence ATGAATGACTTATATATTTCTTGGTCGGAATATTACCAAAAAATCGAAGTTTTAGCAGCTAAAATATATCAATCTCAGTGGGAGTTTAATCAGATTATTTGTCTGGCTAGGGGAGGGCTACGAATTGGGGATATACTCTCGCGTATTTATGATGTCCCCCTAGGGATTTTGGCGGCTTCTTCCTATGGGGGACCCGGTGGAAAAATTCGAGGAGAAATTCAGATCGCCCATCATCTTAGCATGACTACAGAAAATTTGGGCGATCGCATTTTGTTAGTAGATGATTTAGCTGATTCTGGGATTAGTCTTGAACGTTCAATTGTTTGGTTAACAGAACACTACCCTGATGAGATTACCCAAGTTCGTACAGGAGTAATCTGGTATAAAAGTTGTTCTACCTTTGTCCCTGATTATTATGTGGATTTTCTGAGTAATAATCCCTGGATTCATCAACCCTTTGAATATTACGAACAACTCCAGCCAGCGGATTTAGTCCACCAGGTGAATGGACTAGATTCTTAA
- a CDS encoding helix-turn-helix domain-containing protein produces the protein MSEIESNLQILMRTLRRRLHLSQEGLAQKLGVSRGSVNRWENGRGEPSQAILNSIQHLWESVFDEEEPKARTSYLNSVPKFRQSDVMRILGVSHQRVRTLRIRQTLKFYWDEEMNTWVTSDIEIKRYLRRKGKRLRYKEIK, from the coding sequence ATGTCAGAGATTGAATCGAATCTCCAGATCTTGATGCGAACTTTGAGACGGAGACTGCATTTATCCCAAGAAGGGTTAGCCCAAAAGCTGGGCGTGTCTCGTGGTAGTGTCAATCGTTGGGAAAATGGTCGGGGTGAACCTTCTCAAGCTATTCTTAATAGTATTCAGCATCTATGGGAATCGGTATTTGATGAGGAAGAACCCAAAGCCAGAACCTCTTACCTCAATAGTGTCCCCAAATTCCGACAGTCTGATGTGATGCGGATTTTAGGAGTATCTCACCAACGGGTTAGAACTTTGCGTATTCGCCAGACCTTAAAATTTTATTGGGATGAAGAAATGAATACTTGGGTAACATCAGATATCGAAATAAAACGTTATCTACGTCGCAAGGGAAAACGATTAAGATACAAGGAAATAAAGTAA
- the cysC gene encoding adenylyl-sulfate kinase — MEQRGVTVWFTGLSGAGKTTISQAVAEKLKSQGYRLEILDGDIVRTNLTKGLGFSKEDRDENIRRIGFVSHLLTRNGVIVFVSAISPYREIREEVRQRIGDFVEVFVNAPLNVCEERDVKGLYQRARAGEIKGFTGIDDPYEPPLNPEIECRTDLEELSESVDKVIQSLQKLGYLGA; from the coding sequence ATGGAGCAAAGAGGTGTAACAGTCTGGTTTACCGGCTTGAGTGGCGCGGGGAAAACCACCATTAGCCAAGCTGTAGCCGAAAAGCTGAAATCTCAGGGATACAGATTAGAAATTTTAGATGGGGATATAGTCCGCACTAACTTAACTAAAGGCTTAGGGTTTAGCAAAGAAGACCGCGATGAGAATATTCGCCGCATTGGCTTTGTTTCTCATTTATTAACTCGCAACGGTGTGATTGTATTTGTTTCCGCAATTTCTCCCTATCGAGAAATTCGTGAGGAAGTCCGTCAACGGATTGGTGATTTTGTCGAAGTCTTTGTTAATGCACCCTTAAATGTTTGTGAAGAAAGGGATGTGAAAGGACTGTATCAACGGGCTAGGGCTGGCGAAATTAAAGGCTTTACTGGTATTGATGACCCCTACGAACCTCCCCTAAATCCTGAGATTGAATGTCGCACCGACCTCGAAGAACTTTCGGAAAGTGTTGATAAGGTGATTCAAAGTTTACAAAAATTGGGTTATTTAGGAGCTTGA
- a CDS encoding NAD-dependent malic enzyme has protein sequence MVNLTPNPSFSVTLRLQLPNKAGKLASVVQAIANTGGNMGPIDLIEQTLHTTVREFTVDASSTEHAEEIIESVKNLPDSKLLEVYDRTFNLHRSGKISINSKIPLKSQSDLAMAYTPGVGRICRAIADDPEQVYNLTIKQNTVAIVTDGSAVLGLGNLGPGGALPVMEGKAMLFKEFADIDAFPVCLDTQDPDAIVETVKNIAPVFGGINLEDIAAPRCFEIEARLREILEIPIFHDDQHGTAIVSLAALINALKLVNKPIEEVKIVLNGAGAAGIAIARLLKKAGATQIIICDSRGIISKGRSDLTPQKQEFAVELSGTIANAMKGADVFMGISVPGVITREMVKSMASDPIVFAMANPIPEIQPELITNDVAVIATGRSDYANQINNVLAFPGIFRGALDCRASSLTMSMYLEAAAAIAALVTANELSPENIVPSVFDKRVAIAVAAAVSHTARQEGIARR, from the coding sequence ATGGTCAATCTCACACCAAATCCGAGTTTTAGTGTCACCCTGCGCTTACAATTGCCCAATAAAGCGGGTAAGCTGGCCAGTGTTGTTCAGGCGATCGCCAATACTGGGGGCAATATGGGTCCGATTGATCTGATCGAACAAACTCTCCATACCACCGTCAGGGAGTTCACCGTTGATGCTTCGAGTACAGAACACGCCGAGGAAATTATCGAATCGGTCAAAAATCTGCCAGATTCAAAGCTGCTGGAAGTTTACGATCGCACTTTTAACCTACATCGCAGCGGCAAAATTAGCATTAATAGCAAAATTCCCCTCAAATCTCAAAGCGACCTAGCCATGGCTTATACTCCCGGTGTGGGTCGCATTTGTCGGGCGATCGCCGATGACCCGGAACAGGTCTACAACCTCACCATTAAACAAAATACCGTGGCTATTGTCACTGATGGTAGCGCCGTTTTGGGTCTGGGTAATTTGGGACCGGGAGGTGCTTTACCTGTCATGGAAGGTAAGGCTATGCTGTTTAAGGAATTTGCCGATATTGATGCGTTTCCCGTCTGTCTGGATACTCAAGACCCTGATGCCATTGTGGAAACAGTCAAAAATATCGCCCCGGTGTTTGGTGGCATCAATTTAGAGGATATCGCCGCCCCTCGCTGTTTTGAGATTGAAGCGCGACTCCGAGAAATTCTCGAGATTCCCATATTTCACGATGACCAGCATGGTACGGCTATTGTCAGTTTAGCTGCTTTAATCAATGCCCTGAAGTTGGTTAACAAACCCATAGAGGAGGTCAAGATTGTTTTAAATGGGGCCGGGGCTGCGGGAATTGCGATCGCTCGACTTCTCAAAAAAGCCGGGGCTACTCAAATTATTATCTGTGATTCTCGCGGCATTATCTCCAAAGGGCGATCGGACCTCACCCCCCAAAAACAAGAATTTGCTGTCGAGTTATCTGGAACTATTGCTAATGCCATGAAAGGGGCTGATGTGTTTATGGGGATCAGTGTTCCCGGTGTGATCACCAGGGAAATGGTTAAATCTATGGCTAGTGATCCCATTGTATTTGCTATGGCTAACCCCATTCCTGAAATTCAGCCAGAATTAATCACTAATGATGTGGCGGTGATTGCTACCGGACGCAGTGATTATGCTAATCAAATTAATAATGTTTTGGCATTTCCTGGCATTTTCCGGGGCGCTTTGGACTGTCGGGCTTCCAGCCTCACTATGAGTATGTATTTGGAAGCGGCGGCGGCGATCGCTGCTTTGGTGACAGCTAATGAGTTGAGCCCTGAAAATATTGTGCCGTCCGTTTTTGATAAGCGTGTGGCGATCGCTGTAGCTGCAGCCGTCTCCCATACTGCGCGCCAAGAAGGAATTGCTCGCCGTTAG
- a CDS encoding IS607 family transposase, with the protein MARYVKPKEAAQILRVHERTLRRWDDNGSIETIRTPAGQRRYNVESYTAKSGSDKRKVVIYARVSSRAQQSDLNRQVAALSNLYPEAEVVSEIGGGLNFKGKKMLALLGQVLSGDVRMVVVAHPDRLAIWGFDLFGWLCEQNRCSLMVLNQTSLSPEPEMVEDILAILHCFSSRLYGRSKYKTQVKEDPDLPQPRAKSSLA; encoded by the coding sequence ATTGCCAGATATGTCAAACCCAAGGAAGCGGCCCAAATCCTTCGAGTCCATGAAAGAACACTCCGCAGATGGGACGACAATGGCTCAATCGAGACCATCAGAACCCCCGCTGGGCAACGACGATACAACGTTGAGTCATATACTGCCAAATCAGGCAGTGACAAACGCAAAGTCGTTATCTATGCCAGAGTTAGTAGCCGCGCCCAGCAGTCCGACCTCAACCGACAGGTGGCCGCACTGTCCAACCTCTACCCCGAAGCAGAAGTCGTCTCAGAAATCGGAGGCGGGCTCAACTTCAAGGGAAAGAAAATGCTGGCCTTACTGGGACAAGTCTTGTCAGGAGATGTCCGCATGGTTGTCGTTGCCCACCCAGACCGATTGGCAATATGGGGATTTGACTTGTTTGGATGGCTCTGTGAGCAAAACAGGTGCTCACTCATGGTTCTCAACCAGACAAGTCTCAGTCCAGAACCAGAAATGGTTGAGGACATCCTCGCCATCCTCCACTGCTTCAGTTCCCGATTATACGGACGGAGTAAATACAAAACTCAGGTCAAAGAAGATCCGGATTTACCCCAGCCCCGAGCTAAATCAAGTCTGGCGTAA